A region of the Salvelinus namaycush isolate Seneca chromosome 13, SaNama_1.0, whole genome shotgun sequence genome:
ccctggccacatctgcagtactcatgcctccttgcagcatgttcacacagatgagcagggaccctgggcatctttcttttggtgtttttcagagtcagtagaaaggcctctagtgtcctaagttttcataactgtgaccttaagtgcctaccgtctgtaagatgttagtgtcttaacgaccgttccacaggtgcatgttcattaattgtttatggttcattgaaccagcatgggaaacagtgtttaaaccctttacaattaagATCGGTGAagttcatttgtaaaaatccaactatctttgaaagacagggtcctgaaaaagggaactttctttttttgctgagtttagatggcTAGACTATATTTGCTTTGCTTATATGGTGGTGAGGACAGTAGTCCTACTGACAACTTCAACGGGACGAGgatcaattgatgtttactgatcatgaaaagtATGCAGTTAtatgctgtataactctgatgatagagataAATGTGGAATAATCTGAAATGGGAAGTTATGACAatgctcttcaagaggtgatgatattGAAACCAAATAGTTCTAAcatttaacaatcccttgaaaatGGCACGTAGTTGTCATTGGTTTTAGCAGAGCTGGTGGTCAAATCGAACACTCTGCACCATATCATGACGTTTTATTGATAATAACccatgccagcagcataccaccctgcatcccactgctggcttgcttctgaagctaagcagggttggtcctggtcagtccctggatgggagaccagatgctgctggaagtggtgttggagggccagtaggaggcaccctttcctctggtttaaaaaaatatatatcccaattccccagggtagtgactggggacactgccctgtgtagggtgctgtctttcagatgggatgttaaatatgtgtcctgactctgaggtcattaaagagcccatggcacttattgtaggAATAGGGGTGTtcaccctggtgtcctggctaaattcccaatctgtccctcatacggtcacctaatcatccccagcttacaattggctctttcatccccctcctctcccctgtaactattcccaggttgttgctgtaaatgagaatgtgttctcagtcaacttagcTGGTAAAATAAAATGGGCTCAGAATGACCACAAGGGTATTTTAAAAAGCTGCCAGTCAAGGTGTGCTCATGAATATAAActccctgaccactctgcctgttctttcaggcttcctgaTAGTTAGAGATGAGAGAAAAAGGTACAACTTGATTCAATTCTGAACATTTTAATAGTGTAAAAATATTATGGGTGATGTTTTGGTCTTTCAAAAGGCAATTTTTACTTGTGCTGTACCTTTAATATTTATAAAATGACGAATCACTGAATAAAGTCATTTGAGTCATCTACCCAATAAACCAATAACTGCATCAGTCACTGCTCCAGTGTCATTTATTTCAGTGCATTAGCTGCACAGACTGGACACTTCCATTCCATTTGCTTAAGGTTGCTTTTGTACTAACAGTTAAATAACTtgatctgtgtcccaaatgacaccctatataGAGGttccctggtcaaagtagtgtactatacagggaatagaatATTAGCTTCAGCTTTAAATAGTATCATTTCTAGGAGTGTATTAGTTGCAGTCTGGGGATTTCCATTTTATTTGCTTCAGtttgcttcttttttttcttcttttatttttttaaaataacttacCCCTGACGGAACACCTCCGTGCCAGTTCCCAGAACACCAGGCCCAGGGAGTAGATATCGGCCCGCTTGAATGACTCAAAGCTGCTCATATTGATCGTGTCATCCAGCAGTTCTGGTGCCATGTACCTGCCGGGAGGGAGGATACACTTGTTAACTCCTAACTAACTGTGTTTTAGGGTGAGAGTCAACAATGACGCATCTGTCCTTTAGAGTAAGAAGACTCAATGTCCTGGCAGAGATACACAGATGGGCAGCAggcacacagagatacacatagTCAGTTTATTATTATAGATACAGGGCTCCATGTGAGCTGTGGTCCAATCATTCTTTTAACAGTTTACAAGCAAAGCATATGGTGGCCCTAAAAAAAAGGAGCTCTGAATGATGGAGAGAGCTCGTGGAAGGGGATACCTGTCGGGTTAGCCATCAATTTCCTAAACGAAACGAGGGCGAGTGATGTGAGGTAAAGACTTGGtatgtgtaccaaatggcaccctattctgtagtgcactactttagaccagagctgtggcatttgggacgcacacaaaGTCAATGTGAGACCTTCCTGATCATCGGCCCAAtatttctccctccatctctctaaaaGGACATAAAGATTAAATACTAATAATTGAATAAGTAGATTAAAGTCGCCAATAAACATGCCCatgcccttctctctcttctcacagGTAAAAGCTGCCTAGTTACCTCTTTGTTCCTACTCTGTGATTGGATGGTATGTCGATGGTGTTGGTGCTGGAGTCGTGTTTCACGGCCAATCCCAGGTCTGCTATGACGGCTGTCCCATTCTTCTTCACCAGGATGTTTTTAGACTTGATGTCTCTGTGGGCAATGGCAGGTTTCCCTGTAAGACAGATCCCAAATCAGAGTTATATTACATATCATTTCAACTTGCTAACGTGACACATGGGGTTTGCTGTCACTGTTGTATGGCCCTTGCAAAATAGATGCCCAGGGCTAAGAATAATATATTAATAATAGATAATAACACATTACAATACAGTTATACTTCATGTCAtttcaataacttgctaacaggATAGATGTTTGTTTTCACTGCTTAATGACCCTTGCAAAACAGAAGTCTGGTGCTCACAATCGATTAACAGTAGTACTGTGTAAACATTTGACACAAAGTAAACCCATTCAGAATAAAATACCGTATGTGTTACACTGCAACTATTGAAGTAGGGTTTTGGTTGTGAATGTGACAAGGTCACTACAGCAAGTAACTAGTGACACAAAGAAGCGTGCTTGGGAAAGTAGCTAAGAATAACAAAGTGCTCCACGAAAGAGGGTTTTCTGCTGTTAGTGCTTCGTACAGTAGGAGGCCCTCACCTAGTCGCAGTGAGTAATCTTCTGACCTGTggtaaataaatacatgtgaatCCTGTGGGATGTTAAATAGATCATCTATAGCAGGAATGGCATCATTGTAACGCTAGACTGACAGATACACAGGTCTGCAATTGTTACTGAATTGGAGCCTACTATACTGCAAATAAGAGCCGAGGGCttggtatatttatctgtggagCTGTGGCTAGGACCTGGGAGCTGTAGTGCCCGATCTAGGCAGAGAGGATTGCGGTGCCAGTCCCTCACCCTGAGTGCCAATGATCTCCATGTGGAGGTGTGCCAGGCCGCTGGTGATGGACAAGGCCAGGACGATCATGCCGTCCACAGACACTGTGTACCTGTTCAGGTAGTCGAACAGAGAGCCGTGCTCGTGGTACTCTGACACCAGCCACAGCTGGGTCCAAGAGCCGTTATCTGCAATGCAAAAACAGCAAAGGGCATGGTCATACACCTGGGGTTAGTGTACACGTACAGTCCTATTGAGAACGTTGGTCTcacatggtcaaaagtagggcacttaATGAGGAACACGGTGCCATTTGCCCAAATGTGTCAATAAGTACCTTTGTTATCGGCTGCGATGAATCCCAGGATGCTCTCGTGTCGGAGCATGATGGTCTGGTAGATCTCTGCCTCTCTGAACCAGGACCTCTCGTCTCGAGATGAGAAAATCTTCACCGCCACGTCCTCACCTCGCCACCTCCCTCGCCACACCTCCCCGAAGCGGCCCTTCCCAATGGTCTCCTGCAGCACGATGGTCCGAGCTATTGTCCGCTGTACCAGCAGCGGCAGCCCTGTGAAACAAAAACTAAAATCAGTTTAATCAGGATTTCATGTTATattttctttaacctttatttaactaggcaagtcagttaagaacaaattcttatttacaatgacagcctaccccggccatacccagatggcgctgggccaatagtgacgcctctagccatgagatgcagtgccttagaccgctgtgccactcgggagccctcggGAGTTACAACTGATCTGCCAGGAACATCATCTAATTGAAAACTCTCTGAACTCGACTTGTTTCTCTCACTTTCTGCCCATTGTGTCCATATCAAGCAAATAAAATGGTGTTCAATATTAAAACATCAGATTGATTCAAAACGCTACACTCACCATGAGGTCTGTCTATCAGAGCGCCATTACCTGCTCTCATCTGGTGTGCGCCTAAATGGAATCACCATTACAGACCCATTGACTTGAAAAGGGATGTCCGTTctagtgattctatttctatgactgTAAATGCATTTGTAGACTCTCTCTTACCGGAGCCTGAGCCGGACGTGCTCATGTCATAGATGAGATCTTTAATACACTTGTCGGGGGACATGAGACTCTGGTCGTCCAGGGGCTCCTCCACGTCATTCTTGTGGGCCCTGTTGTAGGCACAGCGCTGGCCCTGCACCACACACACCCCCAGCAGGATGCTCACACACAGCAGGGCAGAGGGAACCAGGATAACCGCTGCCAACTCCAGCCTGCCCCAGCCGGGCTCCTCCGAAGGCCTCTCAACATAGCCTACACAACTCACAGAAGCATACACACCATACTATGTATTCAAAAACAGAGGGCCTCATTCAGTAACAACAGATCAGTAGATTAAAATGTGCAATGGCCCACACATTTGTGATATAAGATTTTAAAAACGTGGATGGAGAATGTTTAgggatgaaaaaatatatatacttccTGAACTCAAATAATACAACGGCTAATACTTCTCATGATCCCTATGCCCTCTAGTGGTCATTTTCAACTTGATTCATTAACCCATTACTACCAACAATGTACAGTACGTCATGTAGTAACATACTGTACCAGCTTGTGGTCAAAATATGAAGCTGAAGAAATCTCGCCAAAAACAAAGGCCCCATTCTGTTCACCAGCAGCTAACAATGTTATGAATATGGTTGTGTCCcaaagtgcactacctttgaccagaaccctatggggtTGCCAGTGTCATTTACTCCATGATCATTTAGTCAGACCGAACCTGGCATGGGGTGCTATTCTGCTTAAAAACTACTTTGACTTGCCAAACGATGTTGTGCGTTAGTATGGACACAGAAAGGCTCAGGCACCCAGGCTAGACAGAAAACCATACATCCAGAAAATGAATACAGCCCTTCAGCTAATCTAAATCCTCTTAGATCCTGAGAAATTTGAATTTGGCAGATGCAAAGTTAGGTTTGCAATTAAACACGTTTCTAAAAGACCTGTTCTATGCCAGATGTTCTCAGGCAAACAGATTCATCAGCAGCACAAGATACAGAAGGAGGGTTTTACTGGCCATAGGTTTTATAAGTTCAGCTTGTTTTACCAATAATACATTCCATGGAGTCATGTACTGACTGCAAAATGCATCTTGGAGATAAGTATCTAGACTATGAATCACTCAACATATGACATGGCTCTGGCTGTACTGCCAGACATATACAGTAAGCCTAACTTTGTGTCGTTATTTTTGGAAATGAATGAGCACTGACTGAATGACATTTATGCAAATGTCCTGGAATTACCACGGGAATACTAAATTATTCAAGAATAAAAAAGTAATGAAGCAGTTATTGTTCAAAGTTGGAAATAGCCTTATTAATATCGACAAAACAGAAAGTGCAGTCTAGAGCTTAAGTGGCGTCATGTTATTTTGACCTGATGGTCTTATCCCCAATTACAGCAATAGTCTTTGAGTGTCCTCATCTAGTAAGACGTCTTGCAACATTGACAGGGTGAGAACTGTACACAGATTCAGATATGTGAACACAACAACCCAAGTCCACTATTTCATAACATGTCTTTCCCTTTTACCTAAAAGCCTTTCTACCACACGTCCAAGTAGAGCAAAGCAAGTCACTCAACGAAGCACGCAAAACAACAGGGGGAAAAAATCAGTCTCTAACCTCCATTGCCCTACTGGTGAAAAGATTGAATGTTTCTCAACATGCATATCAGTTGGATGCACTTGGGACATATCTACTTCCCCATATGCTTTGAATAGGCCACTTATCTGTGTCTAATGTTGGGAGGCTACTTTGGGGGTGGCATGTGTTAAGGCAGCAATCTCAAGTCATTCATCATTTTTTGACATATTCAAATATTTGTATCCAAATCACAATATCTACGCGACGGTATGAAAACAATGTGTTCTTAAGACTAGGCAAATTTCTGTAAATCAACGTCCCCGGTTTGAAATAAAGAACAGTCATTATGACAAGAAATAGAGTCTATAGAACAGGCCTCCCCATTCAAAACATTGATTGCATAATGGGTGGACAGGCAGCCATTGCTAGCGTACCCATAGGAGCTAGATCATATATTCAATTTCTATGCACTAGGCAGATACAGCATTTTACATGCACAGAGCCATTTTAGTATAGATTTCAAACATTACAACTGTAGTGGGCTAAAGTTATCTCATCTACCTTTGAACTTTCAGTCATGTGCTCTAACCGGTTACAATAAGATCCATAAAATTATCTAAATGAGCTTGTTTCCACGTGATCCATTGACGTCAgctttatatatacacacactaccgttcaaaagtttggggtaaaagcaactccgggatgctggccacctgacaggtgcggcatatcaagaagctgattaaacatcatgagcattacacaggtgtaccttctgctggggacaataaaatgccaccttaaaatgtgcagttgtcacataacacaatgccacagatgtctcaagttttgagggagcgcgcaattggcatgctgaccgcaggaaagtccacaagagctgttgccagagaattgaacgttaatttctttaccataagctgcttccaacatcgttttagagaatttggcctcacaaccgtagaccacgtgtacggcgttgtgtgggtgagctgatgtcaacattgtgaacagagtgccccatggtgacggTGGGGCTATGGCATGGGCACGTATaggctacggacaacgaacacaattgtattttatcgatggcaatttgaatgcacagagatgccgtgacgagatcctaaggcccattgtcgtgccattcatccgccgccatcacctcatgttacaGCATGATAATgaacagccccatgtcgcaaggatctgtacacacttcctggaagctgaaaatgtcccagttcttccatggcctacatactcaccagacatgtcacccattgcgcatgtttgggatgctcacGATCGTTGTGTACGACAGTGCGTTCCAGTTctcaccaatatccagcaacttggcacagccattgaagaggagtgtgacaacattccacaggccacaagcaacagcctgatcaactctatgcgaaggagatgtgtcacgctgcatgaggcaaatggtggtcacaccaaatactgactggttttctgatccacgaccctaccttttttttaaaggtatctgtgaccaacagatgcatatctgtattcccagtcacgtggactccatagattagggccaaatgtacttaaattgactgattaccttatatgaactgtaaaacaGCTATACACACTTCATCCACGGCAATAGTAGTCAGTTATATCATTGTCTAAGTGGCCTTTATGAGTTATTGATATAGAGCTAATCTTTTCTCTGTAGCTCGGGCAATTTGGAAGCTGTTGGAGCACTCTGCTTCGGTACATACAATCAATGTGGTTACCAGGGGAACGGTAATCAAGGTCATAGCACAGGCACTGAAGAATAGAGGAAATAGAGAGTCTAGTCCGTACCCTCTTGAAGTACAAGGTCGTCAGCAATAGTGCAGTTCTCCTCTGAAACAGCAGCAAGTGCTTAAACATCCCCATATCCATTCATACCCGAAGTTGTTGTGTAGACTATCATCTGTGAACAACTGATGAATGTTACCATTAACAGCTTTATCacaatgtgtgtgtttatttttcacATCAAAGGGTCTAAGTATACTCTGATGATTGGTCTGGATCCTATAGCGTCACTGTAATTCAGTTATTACCAACCCTGGTACTGGAGAGAAACCGGGTATGCAGGCCTTTGTTCAAGCCCAGCACAGTCTGATTCGACTTAACTATTCTAAACCTTACATATAAGATTCTAGATATAAGAAGCTTTATGACAcatactaatatatatatatatatatatatatagaaaataGTTATATGGAAAAGGTCAGATAGGTCAATTATATGATATGAAGAGTACAAGATGTTCTATTCCAGGGTTTTGGGCTATTTAGGGAACGAGCCGATGTTAACTTGCAAGGTACAGCACTGCTACTGCAagctgtacactgagtgtacaaaacattagaaataCCTGctcttccatgacagactgaccagatgaaagctatgaacccttattgatgtcacttgttaaatccacttcaaaatcagtgtagatgaatgtgaggaggatttttaagccttgagacatggattgtgtatgtgtgccattcagacagtgaatgtgcaagacaaaagatttaagtgcctttgaacggggtagaatagtaggtgccagacgcaccggtttgagtgtgtcaagaactgcaaagctgctgggtttttcacactcaacagtttcctgtgtgtatcaagaatggtccaccacccaaaggacatccagccaacttgacacaactgtgggaagcattggagtcaacatgggccagaatgCCTGTGGAACCCttgacactttgtagagtccattccctgataattgaggctcttctgagggcaaaaaggtgtgcaactcaatattacgaaggtgttcctaatgttttgtacactcagtgtatatcaattTCAAGGCCTAAATCCTAATAATATACGTTTGACCGATTATAATGTGTACAAACCCTCCCATTCCTAATGAAGAGTAACTTTGAGGGGAGCAAAGTAAAACGCCAGGAACTAAAAAGGGAGAAGCATGTGGACGTTATACAGCTTCAAAATCTACAACTTCAAAACACCATAACTAACTTCCATACTGAGCGGTAACAGAAATCAGGCGACGTTAAAAACGTCAAAGGTGAGAATGTTTACTCACCGAGGTCACCGAGTTGAGAACAGTAACATGTACCGGCAGCTTTAACTAACCTACCTCTAAGCCCTCTACCTGCGACAAAGCCGACGGTTCACTCTAACCAATTCCACACGCCTGGCCTGACGAGGTGTCTATAAAACCTGACGGGCGGATCACTGGCAGGCGGCAGGTAACCTCTGACAACATTATGTCACGGGATACGCTAGGCCAATCAATGGTAGCTCAGCTCGCCTGGCTAGACCACGGCCTGAGCGGGAAATCCCTCCTGGAATGCACTCTAGCTACTAATGATGTCCGCATGGGTTTTCTATTTCTTCATAACGCTTTCCTTTGGTAGAATAAACACAG
Encoded here:
- the LOC120058226 gene encoding activin receptor type-1C-like, which encodes MTHPRLNTVEAALIFISVAQLSTALKCVCQLCVNNTCETGADGACWNSVMLINGKEEAVKSCLSPAEMRGQVFCYSSRNVSKRNCCFTDFCNNETLHLHPGYVERPSEEPGWGRLELAAVILVPSALLCVSILLGVCVVQGQRCAYNRAHKNDVEEPLDDQSLMSPDKCIKDLIYDMSTSGSGSGLPLLVQRTIARTIVLQETIGKGRFGEVWRGRWRGEDVAVKIFSSRDERSWFREAEIYQTIMLRHESILGFIAADNKDNGSWTQLWLVSEYHEHGSLFDYLNRYTVSVDGMIVLALSITSGLAHLHMEIIGTQGKPAIAHRDIKSKNILVKKNGTAVIADLGLAVKHDSSTNTIDIPSNHRVGTKRYMAPELLDDTINMSSFESFKRADIYSLGLVFWELARRCSVRGLQEDFQLPYYDMVSSDPSVEDMRKIVCDQKLRPNIPNQWQSCEALRVIGKLMRECWYANAAARLTALRVKKTVSQVTVLKDIKD